Within Candidatus Neomarinimicrobiota bacterium, the genomic segment GTTCTGAAGCGAACGGTGCGTATTTTTTTGCGAGCGGCCACATCTGCCGGCATGCGGTCATCATCTACCAGTATGAGCTGACCATCCAGATCCACTACTTCACGGGGTTTGGCAAAATAGAGCGGAACAATGGGAATCTGCTCATGTCGAATATACTGCCATACATCCAATTCGGTCCAATTTGAGATCGGGAAGACCCTAATGCTCTCGCCTCTACGGACTTCAGTATTGTATAGATTCCATAGCTCAGGACGTTGATTTTTAGGATCCCATTGATGAAAGCTATCTCGAAATGAGAAAATTCGTTCTTTAGCACGAGACTTTTCTTCGTCCCGGCGAGCACCTCCGAAGGCCGCATCGAATCGATGCTGATCCAATGCTTTGAGCAAAGCCTGAGTTTTCATGGTATCTGTGTGAATCTTGCTACCATGGGTAAACGGACCTATTCCGTTTTTTACACCTTCT encodes:
- the cysD gene encoding sulfate adenylyltransferase subunit CysD, coding for MKSTESYKLTNLQELESESIHIIREVASEFENPVMMYSIGKDSSVMVKLAQKAFAPGKIPFPLLHVDSHWKFKEMIAFRDTFCSDNKIDLIVYKNEEGVKNGIGPFTHGSKIHTDTMKTQALLKALDQHRFDAAFGGARRDEEKSRAKERIFSFRDSFHQWDPKNQRPELWNLYNTEVRRGESIRVFPISNWTELDVWQYIRHEQIPIVPLYFAKPREVVDLDGQLILVDDDRMPADVAARKKIRTVRFRTLGCYPLTGAVESEADTIEKIIEEMMTETRSERTTRVIDFDQDGSMEQKKREGYF